A stretch of Ipomoea triloba cultivar NCNSP0323 chromosome 13, ASM357664v1 DNA encodes these proteins:
- the LOC116002627 gene encoding stemmadenine O-acetyltransferase-like, with translation MAAGDIKYVFRYTERIRPSSPTPQNLRTYKLSLLDQLINCLYVPLLSFYNNSPGDHDLDQLKKSLSRALSYIYPFAGRLKDGKTIDCNDEGADFVVARVENKMSEVMQYPRLDRLRMLFPCSPYPEVVDSTIPLLAVQVTRFSCGGSAVAICGWHGLVDAAGGYGFLGTWAAINRGQDFGHIWDMPENTRGLVVDASTTFVPTDLLSSLTALTDRNQIMVAEKYVTKRFIFRGSTVNAIRDRYTQPDHRPSRVVALAAFLWAAVIRATREVDQDFKTHTLTMSMDLRKRFNPPFPTYCLGSINQVVGARWERGGDGKESSAAVDGGVLVRKVQEAISKIDDNYIQKMHIGGGYLKELMAISNSFSVDKKHNKGLNISSWCKVPFYEVDFGWGKPRWISTILVLKDLAIFMDMDDGGVEVWLGLPQGIMSNLEMDEQFLAHLSYSQTVWDYNLHSVMKSKM, from the exons ATGGCGGCGGGCGACATTAAATATGTTTTCCGTTACACAGAAAGAATCCGACCATCTTCTCCGACACCTCAAAATCTCCGAACCTACAAGCTGTCTCTCCTTGACCAGCTAATCAATTGCCTTTATGTCCCCCTCCTCAGTTTCTACAATAACTCCCCCGGCGATCATGATCTTGATCAGCTCAAGAAATCATTATCCAGGGCGTTATCCTACATTTACCCGTTCGCCGGGAGGCTAAAAGACGGGAAGACAATCGATTGCAACGACGAGGGTGCGGACTTTGTAGTAGCCCGAGTGGAAAACAAAATGTCGGAGGTGATGCAGTATCCTAGGTTGGATCGTCTTAGGATGTTGTTCCCATGTAGTCCATACCCAGAAGTTGTGGACTCAACCATTCCCCTTTTGGCTGTCCAAGTCACGCGATTTTCCTGCGGTGGCTCCGCGGTTGCTATTTGCGGTTGGCACGGCCTTGTCGACGCCGCCGGAGGCTATGGCTTCCTCGGAACTTGGGCTGCTATTAACCGGGGACAAGATTTTGGtcatatttg GGACATGCCTGAGAATACCCGCGGTTTGGTGGTAGACGCGAGCACAACGTTTGTACCAACTGATTTATTGTCATCTCTCACTGCCCTCACGGATAGGAATCAGATCATGGTTGCAGAAAAATATGTAACCAAAAGGTTTATTTTCCGAGGGTCAACGGTAAACGCGATCAGAGATAGATACACTCAGCCGGACCATCGTCCGTCGCGGGTGGTGGCGCTGGCGGCATTTCTATGGGCAGCCGTTATAAGAGCCACAAGGGAGGTTGACCAAGATTTCAAGACTCACACGTTGACCATGTCCATGGATTTAAGAAAAAGGTTTAACCCCCCATTTCCCACGTACTGTCTAGGGAGCATCAATCAAGTGGTGGGGGCGCGGTGGGAGCGTGGCGGCGACGGAAAAGAATCATCGGCGGCGGTTGACGGCGGAGTCCTAGTAAGGAAAGTCCAAGAAGCCATTAGTAAAATTGACGATAACTACATCCAGAAAATGCACATTGGGGGAGGTTATCTCAAGGAACTTATGGCTATATCCAATAGTTTTTCAGTGGATAAAAAACATAACAAGGGTTTAAACATCAGCAGTTGGTGCAAAGTACCATTTTACGAGGTTGATTTTGGGTGGGGGAAGCCGAGGTGGATATCCACTATTCTTGTTCTGAAGGATTTGGCTATTTTTATGGACATGGATGATGGAGGGGTAGAAGTGTGGTTAGGGCTACCTCAAGGTATCATGAGCAATTTAGAGATGGACGAACAATTTCTGGCTCATTTATCTTATAGCCAAACTGTGTGGGATTATAATCTACACAGTGTCATGAAAAGTAAGATGTAA